The sequence AATACCGTAACGGTAAAGGCCATCAGCGTGGATAGCCCTGAGATCAATACGGTATTGAAAGGTAAAGTGCTTACTGAAACAGGCGAACCACTGCCCTCGGTAAGTATTCATAATGCCAGATTAAAGATCACCGTTGTCTCTGATAAGGGGGGCGCTTTTGAAATACCGGCTGAATTAAGGACCCGGCTGGTGTTCACCTGTATTGGCTATGAAGATAAAATGATGCAGGTGGAATCGCTCAATCAGCCGGTAACGATCACGTTGGTATCTTCTGCAAAGAACCTGAGTGAAGTAGTGGTTACGGGGCTCGGTATTAAGCGGGAGAAAAAGGCCCTCAGCTATGCGGTAGGAGAAGTTAAAGGAGATGCCATTGACAAAGCCCGTGAGCCCAATGTGATCAATACATTGGCCGGCAGGGTTCCCGGTCTCATCATCAGCAATACGGCAGGCGGCCCCGGAGGCGCGGCCAAAGTACTCATAAGAGGGAATACTGATATTACCGGCAATAACCAGCCCCTGTATGTAGTGGATGGAGTGCCTATGGATAATTCCAACTACGGCGCTTCCAGCAATGATAAATATGCATCGGGTTTTGACCTGGGCGATGCCATCTCCGCCATTGACCCCAATGATGTAGAAACCATTTCCATACTCAAGGGGCCCGCCGCTTCTGCCCTCTATGGAAGCCGTGCAGGCCATGGTGTCATTATGATCACTACCAAAAAAGGATCAGCGCGTAAAACCCTGGGCGTGGAGATCAATTCAACCGCCACCTTTGAAACCCTGCTCACCCGCGCCGATGATAACCAGTATGAATACGGACAGGGCATGAATGGCAATATCCCTACCAGTCAGCTCATTTCCAGGAATACCTTATTCTCCAACTTCGGCGCCAGGCTCGATCGCAATCTTACCATTCCTTCCTTCGATGGAGGTACGGCTCCCTATGGCCTTGTAAAGAACAACATTGAAAACTTCTTCCGTACCGGCACCACTTTTGCCAATAATATTTCCCTCACCGGGGGTAATGAGAACAGCAGTTTCCGGTTCTCTTACAGCAACCTGTACAATAATGATATAGTACCCAAAAGCTACCTCAACCGTAACACCTTTACGCTACGGGGTACCAGTAAAATAGGTACGCAATTCAACATCGATGTACGGGCTACTTATATGAATGAATACGTTAAGAACAGGCCCGGCCTGGCCGATGACCCCAGTAACATAGGCTTCAATTTCGTGGGTCTTGCCAATAATGTTGATCAGCAGGTTTTTGAAAAAGGTTACCAGGATCAGTTTGGCCAATACGTAGAGTGGGGCGGTGGTCAATACCACCTCAATCCCTATTGGGTTATTAACCGTATGAGCAATGTCACCCGGAAAGACCGGCTCATGAGCATCATACAGCTCAACTATAACCCAACCTATTGGCTCTCTCTGCAAGGCAGGATCAATAATGACTTTACCTTCCTGGGCTTCCAGAAATTCAGTCCGCCCACTACACCCGGTGCATTGACCGGCCGGTTGGACGGCACAGATACCAGGTTCTCCTATACTTCAGCAGACATGTTGATCACTATGAAAAAGCAGGTTGGCCGTTTCGATGGCGCTGTTAATATTGGCGGAAGCATGGAGTTCTATAGGAACCGGGGTACCGCCAAGGCTGGCACCAATATGGTGGTCACGGATGCCGTAGCTTTCAACAGCTTCAAAACAAATACCGTTACTGAAACCAATATCAGGAAAAGGAACAATTCATTCTATTCAACCCTCAGCCTCGGCTATCATGGTTACCTGTTCCTGGATGCCACCATCAGGCGGGATATCTCTTCCTCCCTGCCTGTTGCCAACAATAGTTACTGGTATCCTTCACTGGGCGCCTCCTTCATTGTGTCGGATGCACTGGATATAAAGAGCAAATTCCTGAACTACCTGAAAGTACGGGCTTCTGCAGCGGAAGTAGGCAATGACACTGATCCTTACCAGCTAAACCTGAACTATGTATTAAATCCCCTGCAGCCTTCCTCCACCGTTATTGGTGCTATTGCCAATACGTCCAACCCCAACCCTTACCTGAGGCCTACCCGTACCCGCAGTTTTGAAGCCGGTACAGATATGAAATTCCTGGATAACAGGCTCGGACTGGAATTTACCTGGTATACGCAAAACTCCAGGGACCAGATCAACCAGATCAATATCCCCTTTTCCGGTGGATTTGCCACACGGATCATTAATGCCGGTAACATTACCAATACAGGCATTGAAATACTAATAACCGGTAAGCCGGTGGTTACCAAAAATTTTACCTGGGAGGTGGCAGCCAATGCTGCGCATAATAAGAATACCGTCAAATCACTCGCTGAGGGGGTTACCTATATTACCCTCTCCGATGCAAGATGGCTGGGTATTTCAGTGATCGCGGAACCCAACCTGCCGTATGGTACCATGCTGGGTTATGATTACCAGCGTACACCCACCGGACAGATCATTCTTGATCCCATTACCCTGCATCCATTGGCCGGCGATGAGCGCGTACCGGTGGGCAAAGGGACCTGGGACTGGACAGGCGGTCTCACCAATACATTCCGCTACAGGAACATTTCCCTGACCGCTGTAATTGATATAAAAACAGGCGCCGATCTGTTTTCCATGACCAACCTGTTTGCAGTAACACGCGGTCAGCATAAAATGACATTGGCAGGCAGGAAAGAATGGATCCAATCCGAAGAAGCAAGGCTGGCAGCAAATAAAACAATAGAGGAATGGATGGCATCGGGCAACGCACAGGGATACGTTCCCCAGGGCGTGGTACAAACAGGAACAGACCCGGATGGTAAACCAATCTATAGCACCAACACAAAACCCGTTGATCCCAATGTTTATTGGCCTCTTTACTACGGAGATGATAAAGGTATTGCCCCTCCGTTTGTCTACGATGCCAGCTACATCAAAATGCGGGAAATTGTACTCTCCTGTGTATTGCCCGCCCGGTGGTCAAAGAAAATAAGTGCCCAATCTATTTCGCTGGCTGTAGTAAGCCGCAATCCTTTCATCATTCATAAAAGCGTTCCCAACGTTGACCCTGATTCCAACTATAACAATGGTAACGGACAGGGGCTGGAATACGGCTCATTGCCGGGCAGAAGAAGCTGGGGCATCAACCTGAACGTAAAGTTTTAAAAGGAAGTCAACAACCAATAATAAACTGTTATGAAAAAATATATATGCCTCCTGGTATTTACAGTGATGTTGGTAACCTCCTGTAAGAAATTTGGCGACATCAATACAGACCCTACCAAATCTTCCAACCTTGATCCCGCTATTCAACTGGGTTATGTACAGCAGAAGTTCTCCGGAGATCTGAATGTACAGGAAAGACTGGGCGTAATACTTACGATGCCGTTGGTAGGACATATCGGCGGTGCATGGGTCAATCAATACGGCCAGTTCTATGTAAAGCAGGAACGCTATGCCTCCCTCTTGTGGGAAGATAATTATGTGAACGAGATCAAGAACATATTGGATGCCGAAGAGCGCAGCCGCAACAATAACACCGCGAAGAACCTCAATGGTATGTGCCGTGTAATGAAGGTGTACCTGTTTGCCCGCCTCACCGATCTGTATGGCGACATTCCTTATGCAGAAGCATCCGCCGCTTATTCAAAGGGAAAATCTTCTCCCCGGTATGATAAGCAGGAAGACATTTACAATGATTTTTTCAAACAACTGGATACCGCCGTTATCAAATTCAGCGAGGGGCAGGACCTGGTGAGCAACGACGCATTTTACCAGGGCAAAGTGGCCAAATGGAGAAAGTTCACCGCTTCCCTCCGCCTGCGCCTCGCTTTACGCCTGGCAAAACGGAACCCGGCTAAAGCAAAAGAAGAAGTGCAGAAGGCGTACAATGCAGGCGTAATGGATACACAGGATGATAACTGTCTGCTGCGGCATGATAATGTGCAGAATGATTACAGTGATCTTCGCGGCAATGGCTTATCCGCAGCCCTCAACCAGGGAGACCTCATTGGCTATAGAATGACCAGCACCTTTATTACCCACCTTCAAAACACCAACGACCCACGCCTCTATGTGATGGCGCGTAATTACCTCGACAAGCCATTCAAGCCTTTTGAGCGCGTTGATATTACAGAACAGGTAAAAGCACAGGTAGGTTCTTTTGGCGTACGGCCTGCTGACTTTATCTGGGACAACTGGCAAAACACCATTTATATCAATACACCCGATGCGCAGGGCGTACCGGTTTCCAATAACGAACAGTTTATACAGGTATCTAATTTCCTGATAGCGTCCAATGCGCCCTTTCTTCATTTGGGCTACGCGGAAACCGAACTATTGCTGGCAGATGCGTCAGTAAGGTTCAACATACAGTTGGGCGTAACAGCCGAAGAGCATTACAAAAATGGCCTGACTGCAGCTTGTCGCCAGTTGAGCATCTACCCCAATGCCCCCGCGATCAGCGACGACGCCATCACCCAATTCATAGCTGATAATGCCCTGCAGCCAGGTAAAGAGCTGCAGCAGATCAATACACAATTATGGATCGTCTATTTTATGAATGGCCCTGAAGCCTATGCCAACGTGCGGAGAAGCGGATTTCCTGTGCTGCCATCCGGATTCAAAAGTGGTTACTCTGATGCCCCCCAGATGCCGAGGCGTATGGAATATCCCATCTCCGAAAAATCACTCAATGCCACCAATGCCGGTGAAGCCATTACCCGCATGGGTGGTAAAGACGACTGGAGCAACAGGGTTTGGTGGGATATGCCATAAGTAATGAAGGCGACCCCCTCTGATAATAGTTCACATTTTTGAACATCATCAATCACAATAGTATGCGCATCATCAATAAAAAACTGCTGCCTTTTTTCACTCGGACCATTTTTGTGATCGTATGCATCACCTTGTTGCATGCCTGTAAAAAGAACATTGCAGATGATCCTGAATTTGGCGAGGGGGATTATCCAAGGATCTTTTATGCCCAGGGTAATTTTCCCCAGGCGATCATCATAGATCAGGATGATACGGCAAAATATGGTGGTATTACCTATTCTCCAGCCGGCAAAGTAAAGATCAGTTGGAAAGTAAATGACCAGGTAAAATCAACCGATACCAGTTTTGCCTTTGTGCCAACAGCGGGCGGAGAATACAATATAAAGCTGGAAGTGGAACACAATGGCCTGGTGTCTACCCGCAGCTCGCAGGTGGTGGTAAAGCCGGCGGCTTATACCCGTAAGCATTTCAATAAAGTGGTCATGGGTTATTTAAGTTATGACGGCCTGGGTACCGACGTAAAATGGCCTTTTATTACTCACCTCGCAGCGCAGATCGGTAGAATAAGTGCAGACGGAGCGCTGGATATTACCAGGGGCAATGCTAACCAGTTGACAGATGAACTGGTGGCCAGGGGGCATATCCGTGGTATACCTGTATTGCTTACCCTGTTTGGACGGCTTACGCCGGTGGATGGCTGGGCGCTCTATGAAAGTGATGATATGGGTACGGCGCTGCGTAATGCCACACTCCGGGGAGGGTTGGTAACACAGGTAAAAAACTACCTGGCAGCAACCAGGATGGACGGGGTGGATGTGATGATGACCGATTTCAATGGCTCACCCAATTATAGCGCCAACCTGGCGGCACTGGGTTTGTTTATTACAGAACTCAGGGCAGCCTTACCGGCCAATGCTATTATTACCATTACAGCAGGGACCGGATGGCAGCATTGGGAATATCCTGATCTTACGCCGCTTGACTGGGTGAATGTGCGGGCATTCGAAGACGGTACTCACGTTGGTCCGGGTGCACCCGTAGGACAAGCCTCTTCCCTCGACTATATGAAGACGGCCGCGGGTATATGGCAGCAGTTTCACCTGCCTGCAGAAAAGATCGTGGTGGGTCTTCCGGTATTTGGGTTAAGGTATAATGAGCTGGATGCAAATGGTAACTGCGCCAGTTGGGGCGCCTATGATTACGCCACCTACAAAAGTATATTGGCATTGGATGCGGCGGCCGATAACAAAGAATTTATCAACTCTTCAAAAGGCATCTACTACAACGGGGTGCCTTTAATTAAGGAGAAAGCCACCTTCATTAAAGGAAGTAATTACAAGGGTGTATATGGCTGGTACCTGGATGCCGACGCGGCCGATAGCACCAAATCATTATTCCGTGCCGCTTTCAGGGCATTGAATTAAACACATGGCCCATGAAGAATAATCCATGAGACAGGCATATATAGTAAAAATATTTTTTATTATTAAATCTCACTGTTTACCTCGCACGTAAGTTGTTAAAACTTTTATATGCAGATAATCAGGAGTATTCAGAACAGGATTTATGAAGTACGAGGTGAGCGGGTAATGCTGGACAGGGATCTGGCAGCCTTATATGAAACTGAAACTAAAATTCTAAACCTTGCTGTTAAACGGAATATTCAACGGTTTCCACAAGACTTTATGTTTCAGCTTACTAAAGAAGAAACCGAATGTCTAAGGTTTCAATTTGAAACCTTAGACAACGATAAAAAGCCTTTGAGGTTGCAAATTGAAACCTCAAAGAGTGGCAGGGGGCAATACAGCAAATATTTGCCCTATGCCTTTACCGAGCAGGGAATAGCAATGTTAAGCGGTATCCTTAATTCAGATAAGGCCATAAACATGAACATTGCTATTATGAGAGCTTTTGTGGAAATAAGGCGTATAACATTGATGCAGAATGATTTAAGGGCCCAGTTTCATGAAATAAAACAGCGTCTGGGGGAGCACGATGTTCAACTGTCTGCCATTTATGATGCTATTGAAAACTTATTAGATGAAAAAGTAGAACAAAAGAAATGGGAAGACCGGCAACGAATAGGATTTAAGAAATAGCAACGGAAATGACCAATAGTGTAAAGCTACTCAGAGCCGATCCTTACCCCTGTGAAAACACAGCAATAGCCGCGATAATCAGCAACACAACCAGGATGGTCAACACCACCTTGGTGGCGGAAACTGGCTTCTTGCCATGGATCTTGCCGGTTTGGCCGTTGATCAGGAAGTGATACGTTTTATTTTTGTAGGCATAAGTACAGAGCCAGATAGGCAAAAGAATATGCTTATACGTTTGATCGGAATAGGAAGTACTTACCTCCAATCCTTTATAGGTATCAATACGGAGCAGGTCGGCGCAGGCATCATGAATAGCATCATTCATCATAGCCTCCGCTTTTTCATAACCCTCATTCACAGCAATATCATATACATCCGCCTTCCAGCCTGATAAATACTTTGCATCAAAATTCACCAGTTCCCCTAATTGATAAGGGAAAACGCTCTCGTATTCCTCTTGTGATAATTCTGTAGCGCCACCGATCAGGATGTCATCAAAGAAATGATCATAGGTACCGGTGCGGTAGATCCAATCCGTTTTCTGCACCCGCCTTGACTGACGGTTGCCCTGTGCATCGGTATAATATTCTGTTTCGTAATAATAGCGTCCACCATAACCGCTCCACTCACTGTGGGTTTGCGCATCATAGGTCCAGAAGGGAAGATAAATGCCATGTAGGGCATCATGCCGGGCAAACTGCTGCAGGTCGCCGGGCGCCCACCAGCCTTTCCCGAGCCAGGTTTTGAAGATGTCAAGGGAATGCTGCCGGTCTACCACAAAAGGGACCATGCCCGATGGCTGTATAATCCGGGTCTTATAGGCCACGGGATTCACCGCCTCATAATTGCAAAAACTACAGGTAAAGGTGGGCATTTCGGTAGTAAACACGGATTGGGAACCACAGCGGCCGCACTTATATACCAGTTGCTCTACAGTAACCGTAGTATCTGTAGCGCCGGCAAATTGTTGCCGCAGGTTATTTTCCTTGATCAGGTCTGTTGCTTTATCAATAGCTACTTTGGTGCCGCAGTGTTCGCACTCCAGTTGTTGTGCCCGGGGATTGAAATACAATTGTGAGTTACAGCCGGGACAGGGAAAAAGTAAAAGGGGTTCTTGTGTCGATGTTTCCATGAATAGTGTTATCGTATCAATCCAGGATTAAATCCTCGCAAACCGTATTCAAATCAATGTAATCGGTGTTCAAATCTGCGTAATCTGCATTCAAGTCTGTGTAATCTGCGTTACAGCTTGCCCAGTATCTCTGCTTTCTTTTGGTTGAATTCATCTTCAGTTAAAACACCCTGGGCTTTTAATTCGCCCAATTGCTTCAGCAGGTCTACCAGCTTTTGCTTTTCATTGGGATCAGTAACGGGCGTATTATTGCTCTGTTGCTGTTGTGGCTGTAACAGGTTGGTTAAAATAACGCCTGCGCCAATACCTGCCGTGCTGGCTGCGCCGGGATTGTTTGACAGGTTTTCGATAGCGATGCCACCCTGCATTTGGTTGAACTGGTTCAGCTTGTCGCTCAGCATATTCAACTGGGTGGTCTTGTCCAGCATCTTCTCCACTTCTTCGGGCAGGGTTACATTCTCTATATAGAACTTACCCAGCTCAATGCCCCAGGTATCAAACTCTTTCTGGAAAACAGGTTTTAACTTCTCACCGATCTCGGTGAAGTTGGCAGCCAGGTCAAGTACCGAAATACCAGCTTCTGCCAGGCCTTCGGCCAGTTTGCTGACAATCGTATTCCTTAACTGTTCGCTTACGTCATCGATCCGTACCCAGGGGTTGGTGCCGGCAAACTCCTTAATAAACTTTTTGGGATCAATGATCCGCATGGTGTACGTACCAAAAGAACGCAGGCGCACCTGCTTAAACTCAGGATCACGTACAATGACAGGGTTGGAGGTGCCCCATTTCAGGTTGGTAAACTGTTTGGTGCTTACGTAGAAAATATCCACCTTGAAAGGCGAATTAAACAGGTATTTCCACGACTTCAGCGTAGTGGTGATGGGCATGTTCTGTGTGGTCAGTTCATGTCGGCCGGGAATATATACATCGCCAAACTCTCCTTCATTCATCAATACGGCTACCTGCGATTCGCGTACGGTGAGCTGTGCGCCATTCATGATCTTGTTACCCTTGTCAGGAAACTTGTAAATAACGGTGTCATTGGTATCATCTACCCATTCAATGACCTCAATAAACTCGTTCCTGATAAAATCAAACAGTCCCATAAAAAGTTGTTTTATACCGTGAAAGGTAAAATAATTTATACAGTTAGTAGCGGGGCGGAGGGAAAAATTACAGGAAAAGAGGAGGTATTATAAATTATTGATTGGCAAGGCTATTTCTCACTCCCCACTTACCACTAATATAGCGTTTCCCGCTGGCTGCTCATCCGTTAACCCAAATCCCGCATCCGTTAAGCGTCTATTGAACCAGCTTACCGCCCATACTAATTTCGGGGCTCCTTAAAACACCATTAGTATGAAAAAATTATACGTAGTATGTTTCGCGATGCTGCTGGGCTTTATCCACTGTACAGCTCAAGGCATTTACCAGTTCTGGGGCATCGCCGAAGAAGGCGGCTCTGATAACCAGGGTGTCCTGTTCTCTTCCAAATACGATGGCACCGGCGTAAGAACGCACAATGCGTTTGAGATAGAAACGCCAGGGGCTTCCCCGTCGCGCAATGGACTGGTATACTGCAATGGCCGGTTATATGGGGTAACACCCGAAGCTGGTCAGCTCAATATGGGATTGATCTATGAATACAACCCTGCTACCAATACCTATACTAAAAAGGTTGACTTCTACAGCATCGGTGGCCGCTACCCGCAGGGAAGCATGGTGGTATTTCAAAACCGGTTGTATGGTGTTGTAAGTGCCGGCGTCGCTAATAATGGCTATGGCATGTTGTATGAATATGATCCCGCTACCAACAGCCTGACGGTAAAGCATTATTTCCAGGATGGCAACGGTGAAAATCCCGCTGCAGGACTTGTGTTATACAACAATAAACTATATGGTACCGGCGGAGGAGCAGACGGCGAGATATTTTCTTATGACCCGGTGAATAACGTGTATGCAAAGCTGGCAGAATTGAACAGTACGGTGGGACATAGTGTACACAGCCCATTGTTGCCTTATAATAACCGGTTGTATGGTGTGGGTTTCGGTGGAGGATTGCTGGACGACGGTACTCTATTCGAGTTCAATCCCGTTACCAACACCGTGGTTAAAAAGGCAGATATGAATACAATAGACGCGGAGGGGCCGATGGGCGGACTGGTACTATTCAACAACAAACTATACGGTGGTACCCGGGCAAAAGGCGCCAATGGTGACGGTGTGATCTATGAATACAATCCGGCACAAAATACCCTCGTTAAAAAGATCGACCTTTCGGAAACGAACGGCTCGACCATCAGTACAGAAATGCTCTTGTACAATAACAAGCTTTACGGTGTTACGCTGCTTGGTGGTTCAAGTAGCGAGGGTGTCCTTTTTGAATATGATCCTGCTACCAATACTTACCTCAAAAAGGTCAACTTCAGTGGCCTTTCTATGGGTAAATATCCTCATGCCACACTGGTATTGCTGAATGATAAATTCTACGGCGTTACGAATCAAGGCGGGTTGAGGGGTTTCGGCACTTTGTTTGAATACAACCCGGCTGCCAATGGAATTATCAAAAAGAAAGACTTTAAGGTGGTCAATGACGGATATGAGCCGCTGGGCAAGCTCACCTATTACAGCGGTAAGCTGTATGGCATTACAGCGAAGGGAGGGGCCAATGATTGGGGAACTATCTTCTCTTATGACCTGGCCACCGGCACCTACGTGGTAAGGTATAATATGGCAGAAGCTACTGGTCGTATCGACAACCAGGGAGGGATGCTGTTGTACAATAATAAATTATATGGTGTTACCAGGTACGGTAATGGCGGTGACGGCGTATTGTATGAATTTGATCCATTGAACGACAATTATACCGTGAAGCATTATTTCAGCGAAGCTACCGGCAAGCAACCGACAGGTGTACCGGTATTCTACAACAATAAGCTGTATGGTACTACCACCCTTGGTGGGAGTAATGGTGCGGGCGTGTTGTATGAATATGATCCTGCTACCAATACGTATACTGTGCGGGTTCACTTCGGTGGTTCCTTTGGCAGGATTCCTGAGGCCACACTTACCCTACACAATGGGAGACTATATGGTACCTGCAATGCAGGAGGTACTAATGACAAGGGTACTTTGTTTGAGTACATACCGGCAGGTAATGGTTTTATCAAAAGGTTTGATTTTTCAACTGAGACTGGCTGGAGACCTTCGGGTACCATAGCAGTGTTCAATAATAAATTGTATGGTACAACGGTCTATGAGGGCGGCGCAGGGGTAGATGGTGTGTTGTATGAATACGACCTGGCTACCAATGCCTATACCCAAAAGCATCAATTCAAGATGCCTGGTGGCATTTCTCCGAATGGTGGTACGATACTGCACAATAACAAACTATATGGCGTAGCCAGTAATGGCGCCAGCCAGATATACGGGGGTGCCTTGTATGAGTACAACCCAGCTCTTAATACCTATAACGAGCAAACCATTTTTACTTCCCTCAATGGGTACAGGCCCACTACCACACATCTTATCACAGTGCCCGCGCTGGTAGCGCCTGGCACACCCGGCTCCTGCAGTAATATTGGTATTACGCCTATTACTGCGGCTAATGCCGGCCAGTGGGTACCCTTTACGGATGAAGGCGGCAACGCCGTCCTGGAGATCAATGCCAATGGCAATGTGCTGGGCAATGTGACTGTGCAGTTCTATACACACAACGGCGCTACCCGCAAAGATGCGGCCGGCCGCTTTTACCTCGACCGCAATATTACCATCACGGTCGACAATCAGCCGGTTACACCTGTAAGCATTCGCTTTTACATCCGTAAAACAGAATTTGAATCACTCAAAAATACGGCAGGCTCCGGCATCCTCAATGTGAGCGATATTACTCCCTTCAAAAGCAGCGCAGCCTGTTCCAACAGTGTAGGGGGCACGGCCCTGCCGCTTA comes from Paraflavitalea devenefica and encodes:
- a CDS encoding choice-of-anchor tandem repeat GloVer-containing protein, whose protein sequence is MKKLYVVCFAMLLGFIHCTAQGIYQFWGIAEEGGSDNQGVLFSSKYDGTGVRTHNAFEIETPGASPSRNGLVYCNGRLYGVTPEAGQLNMGLIYEYNPATNTYTKKVDFYSIGGRYPQGSMVVFQNRLYGVVSAGVANNGYGMLYEYDPATNSLTVKHYFQDGNGENPAAGLVLYNNKLYGTGGGADGEIFSYDPVNNVYAKLAELNSTVGHSVHSPLLPYNNRLYGVGFGGGLLDDGTLFEFNPVTNTVVKKADMNTIDAEGPMGGLVLFNNKLYGGTRAKGANGDGVIYEYNPAQNTLVKKIDLSETNGSTISTEMLLYNNKLYGVTLLGGSSSEGVLFEYDPATNTYLKKVNFSGLSMGKYPHATLVLLNDKFYGVTNQGGLRGFGTLFEYNPAANGIIKKKDFKVVNDGYEPLGKLTYYSGKLYGITAKGGANDWGTIFSYDLATGTYVVRYNMAEATGRIDNQGGMLLYNNKLYGVTRYGNGGDGVLYEFDPLNDNYTVKHYFSEATGKQPTGVPVFYNNKLYGTTTLGGSNGAGVLYEYDPATNTYTVRVHFGGSFGRIPEATLTLHNGRLYGTCNAGGTNDKGTLFEYIPAGNGFIKRFDFSTETGWRPSGTIAVFNNKLYGTTVYEGGAGVDGVLYEYDLATNAYTQKHQFKMPGGISPNGGTILHNNKLYGVASNGASQIYGGALYEYNPALNTYNEQTIFTSLNGYRPTTTHLITVPALVAPGTPGSCSNIGITPITAANAGQWVPFTDEGGNAVLEINANGNVLGNVTVQFYTHNGATRKDAAGRFYLDRNITITVDNQPVTPVSIRFYIRKTEFESLKNTAGSGILNVSDITPFKSSAACSNSVGGTALPLTSGATTWGLDYVYTAQVSSFSTFYFASKAYSALPVKLEYFKGVAEATANRLHWNASCTENTDFIVERSTDGVHFSQIGIVLATVTDCGKPFQFPDQHPVPGKTYYRLQMKESNGAITYSSIITLEREQGQALSIQLTLNPVAGPDAIFTVYSPGSKTIPIAIYDATGRLMMRAQWQVQPGSQVRRINMQQAPAGIYHVVFQGTEKVQPVRLMRQ